Proteins found in one Paenibacillus sp. FSL R10-2782 genomic segment:
- a CDS encoding carboxypeptidase M32 has translation MAQQTLDQLAALKELAHKIKSYGEAVGLMHWDLRTGAPRKGVDIRSETLGMLSTEMFKLIISGEMGQLLQFFTAEDKLEQLEDNDRRLVEECRKNYELNRSVPADRYREYSVLAAQAESKWEDAKEHSNFAEFEPYLSKIVEMKREFIGYWGVKDTEYDTLLDQYEPGMTVEKLDAVFDRLKKRLVPLLSKIQASPNQPDKSFLDGVFDVKQQEKFGLFILKQMGYDFDAGRLDESVHPFATGLNPGDVRITTHYLQDDVTSAIFSSLHEGGHALYEQNIAPELAGSLLSEGTSMGIHESQSRLWENMIGRSRAFWDRYYADLQKHFPDRLAKVTAEQFYLAVNRVENSLIRIEADELTYNLHIIIRYEIEKMLFNEKLDVKRLPEVWNAKYKEYLGLLPPNDGLGVLQDVHWSGGDFGYFASYSLGNMYAAQILATLRKELPNLDELIAAGELEPIKQWLIERIYRYGKSRTPSELIVSITGEDLNPDYLADYLEEKYTSIYKL, from the coding sequence ATGGCGCAACAGACGTTGGACCAATTGGCAGCTTTAAAAGAGCTAGCACACAAAATCAAAAGTTATGGCGAGGCCGTGGGCTTGATGCACTGGGACTTACGAACAGGTGCTCCGCGCAAGGGCGTTGATATTCGTTCGGAAACGTTGGGTATGTTGTCCACTGAGATGTTCAAGCTGATTATTTCGGGTGAAATGGGACAATTGCTGCAATTTTTTACCGCAGAAGACAAACTGGAGCAATTGGAGGACAATGATCGCAGATTGGTGGAGGAATGCCGCAAAAATTATGAGCTGAACCGCTCAGTTCCGGCTGACCGTTATCGGGAATACAGCGTACTCGCAGCTCAGGCGGAGAGCAAGTGGGAGGATGCCAAGGAACATAGCAATTTTGCCGAATTCGAGCCTTATTTGTCTAAAATCGTAGAGATGAAACGTGAGTTTATCGGTTATTGGGGAGTCAAGGATACGGAATACGACACGCTTTTGGATCAATATGAGCCGGGGATGACGGTTGAAAAGCTGGATGCTGTGTTTGATCGTCTCAAAAAGCGTCTTGTGCCGCTGTTGTCTAAAATTCAGGCTTCACCCAATCAGCCGGATAAGAGCTTTCTGGACGGTGTGTTTGATGTGAAGCAGCAAGAGAAGTTCGGCCTGTTCATTTTGAAACAGATGGGTTATGACTTCGACGCAGGTCGTTTGGATGAGAGCGTGCATCCTTTTGCGACAGGATTAAATCCGGGCGATGTGCGCATAACCACACATTATTTGCAAGATGATGTGACTAGCGCGATTTTCAGCTCATTGCATGAAGGCGGTCATGCGCTGTATGAGCAAAATATTGCGCCTGAGCTGGCAGGATCGCTGCTTTCTGAAGGAACCTCCATGGGGATACATGAATCCCAGTCTCGCTTGTGGGAAAATATGATTGGACGCAGCCGTGCTTTTTGGGATCGATATTATGCTGACTTGCAAAAGCATTTTCCAGACCGTCTGGCAAAGGTCACAGCAGAACAGTTCTACCTGGCCGTTAATCGTGTGGAAAATTCACTGATTCGTATTGAAGCGGATGAGCTGACATATAATTTACATATCATTATCCGCTATGAAATTGAAAAAATGCTGTTTAATGAAAAGCTGGATGTGAAGCGCCTTCCAGAAGTATGGAATGCAAAATATAAGGAATATCTGGGACTTCTTCCGCCGAATGACGGGCTTGGCGTTCTTCAAGACGTTCACTGGTCCGGTGGTGATTTTGGTTATTTTGCCTCTTACTCGCTTGGCAATATGTATGCAGCGCAAATTTTGGCGACACTGCGCAAGGAACTGCCAAATCTGGATGAGCTGATTGCTGCTGGAGAGTTGGAGCCGATCAAGCAATGGCTGATCGAACGGATCTACCGTTACGGCAAGAGCCGGACGCCGTCCGAGCTGATTGTATCCATTACGGGCGAGGATCTAAACCCGGATTATCTGGCTGATT